The Mesorhizobium loti DNA segment CTCGTAGCTCTGCAATTCGTGGTGCTTGGCTCCGTGTCCATTGCGCTCAACACGCTCGCCGACATCGTGGTTGCCGTCGTGGCCAGCGGCATTCAAGACGGCGCGGCAGCGCGTCCCGGGTTGATCCGCCGCCTGAGGGAGACGTCAGGTGGCGCGATGATCGCGCTGGGCGTCGGCCTCGCTCTGGCGAAACACCCTGCTGCCTGACTTTGGCGGGTACCTTGCGGAAGCAGTTGGATGGCTGCGAGCGAGTTCGGTCATTGCACCTATTTAACCATGTCTCAGGAGGCGCGGCACCGCCGTTTGGGTGAACGTCGGCTCATAAATGAGAGAAAAACATAGCGTGAGAGAAACGTGAGTACGACTGCCTCGCCTCGCTCATGCCCATCATTTCGGACCTCGCGAATCAACGCACGGTAGAAGCCAGTCAGCCGAGAATGACGCCCGTTTCATGGAAGGAAAGCCAAGCCATGCGCGAAGCATCGCCCCGCTTTGCACTCGATTATTTGGCGACGCCCGGACTTGACGTCAGGGCACTTTTCGCTTTTGCCCGCGACCAGGGCCTAACCGATGTCCAGATCCGCAGCCAACCGGGCAGCAATGCTATTGCACGCGGCATGCCGGCGGCGGACGTCCGGTCTGCGGCCGCCGACACAGGCGTTGGGATTATTTCCGTCAATGCCCTCCAGCGCTTCAATGAGTGGACCCCCGCCCGCAGGGCCGAGGCGAGCAAGCTCGCCGATTATGCAGCGGCCTGCGGAGCCAAGACGCTCATGCTGGTGCCGGTCAACGACGGCTCCTGGCCCGCCAATGTCGAGCGCCGGGGCGATCTCCGCGTCGCCTTGAAGGCGCTCAAGCCGATCCTCCAGTCGCGCGGTCTGATCGGTCTCATCGAGCCGCTGGGCTTCCGGACCTGCTCGCTTCGATCGAAGAACGAAGCGGCTAAGGCCATTGCCGCCATTGATGGCCAATCCGTCTTCCGCCTCGTGCACGACACGTTCCACCACACGCTTGCCGGGGAGACGTTCTTCTCCTCCGAGCTGACCGGTCTCGTCCACATTTCAAGCGTGAACGATCCGATCCACTGGATTTACCCGGATCGCGTCTTAGTCGGTTCCGACAATGGCAGCCAGATCCGGGCGCTGCTTGATGGCGGCTATGGGGGGCCCTTCTCATTCGCACCGTTTGTCGATGCAGCCCACCCGCTGGACGACCTCGCAGGCGCACTTGCCGCGAGCGTCGCTCTCTTCCGACACGGGCTATTGACGCGAGTGCCGGCGTGAGACGCGGGAGTAAATTAGGGCTGCCTGGGGCGCCTTTTGGCGTCCCCCGGAGAAGTCATTCGAGACGCCTCCTGTAGCAATATCTCTCGCAGCCAGATGCTTGCCGGATCACTGTTGTGAAGGGCGGGCCATTGAACGGCCTCGGTGAACGTGGGTAGTGGCAGCGGAAGTTCGATGATCCGCAGGGGGAAGGTTTTTTTGAAATGCTGAACCAGCCGGAAGGGCATGGTCGCTATACGAGCTGTGCCTGAGACCATCGGCGGGATCATGCTAAAGGCCTGCACAACGATCTCGACACGTCTCTTGAGACCATGCTCAAGAAAAAACTGTTCCTCGATGGAGGGCTTCAGCGTCCGCCCGAACTTGACCGCAACGTGCCTCATCGACATGTATCTCTCGAATGTAAGCTGCCGTGGCAGCTGCTTGTTCGTGGAGCAGCCCACGCACACGAGCGTCTCGTCGAACAGCGCCGCTCTTGGATGGGCACTTGACATGAACAATTCTGGAAAAATCAGAAAATCGACGTCACCGCGCCGGAGAAGCTCATCGGGGTCGTCGTCGATAGGCAACAATTCGAAGCTGACGGCGGGTGCTTCGCGTGCAACCCGCTCCACGACCTTTTCAAAAAACACGAGTGTGGCGAAATCGGAAAGAATGATCCTGAAACGGCGATCGGATTGAGCCGGATTAAACGGATCCCAAGAGATAATCGAGCACTGGATTTGCAAGAGTGCGCTGCGAACTGCGGGGGCGAGTGTTTCCGCACGCGGGGTTAGAACACGTTCGCGGCCGCTCGTCGTAAACAGTTCATCGTTGAAATAGTCGCGCAGCCGGGCGACGGCCGCGCTCATGGCCGGCTGACTAAGGTTGATGCTGCTTGCCGCCGCCGTGAGGGTCCGCTCGGTCAGCAGTGCGTCGAGCACGACGAGAAGGTTCAGATCAAGGCCCTTGAAGCGCATGGCTTTCACTTATCCATAGCGTGGATGCTCGCGATCTAAACAATCGATTTTACCAAACTTCCAGGGCGCTGCATAGATGACCGCACTTGACATGCGCCCGATCACGCCACTGCTTCTGCAGCGTGTGCTGGGAAATGACTTGTAAGTAGCCGATCATGTCGAACTCTCCGCCTTCTTCCAAAAGGCCTATGGGCGACAGGGGCTTTCAGGCGGTTGTAGCTGGGCCGGTGCAGGGCCGAAGGTTCGCGCAATCGGCTCTGATGTGCACGGCGTAGCAGCTCACTAGGACCTGCTGCGCCATTTCTTCACGGTTGGCGAGGTTGATTGCTTGGTAGGCGAACTCGGATCGTACAGGATGCATCCGGATCTTGAGAGACTCGGAATGAGTCGTTCTATCCGCGTCATGCGTCCGGTGCTGCAGCAGCGTGGCATTCCATTCGCTTTTGGCATGGTTCGGCACCCGCTGCGAAACCATCTTGAGAGGTTTTGCAGAGACGGCCAGACGACCATAGTGCCGGGCGTTCGCATCGCCACACATGATCGCGACCGCCAATGCGCTCGAGGTTTGCGATCAGGCACTGGGATGTTGTCCGCTCGGTTGCAGCCAATCGGCCCTCCATACCACGCCGCGATCGGCGTGATTTTCGATCCTTTGCACCGCGCTCGCCGTGCCCAGAAACGGCAAGTAGCAACTGCAACAGATAGGCTGGAGTCTGATGCTTGATAACATAAGAGCCGGAGCGAAGGGACGCGGCTCGTGCCCAGCAGGGACAAACAACCGAGACCTAAGCTTCGATTTCGCCAAAGGCATACTCATTACTTTGGTGATAATTGGGCACTTGTTACAATATTTAATCTACCAGGGCACCGACGCTTTCTGGCTGTCGCCGTATTTCAAGTCGATCTACATGTTTCATATGCCTCTCTTTATGGCGATAAGCGGATATCTTTCTTCTGGGGCAATTTTGCGAAAATCGTTCACCCAAGGTGTCGGTGAGCGGGCAATGCAGCTACTACTGCCAATGCTTTTTTGGTGTACGTTGATTTGGACGTTAAAGTCCGCAGTTATTTTTCCCATGAAGAGTTTAACTGATATATTGTTGGATTTGTCGACGGAAGTTATTGGAACCTATTGGTTCATATGGGCGGCATTTATTTCGTTCATTCTGATTAGAGTTCTTACAACTTTCAACCGTCTATCGATATGGATCATAAGCGCATCTGCAATTGCGGTCGCATTCGCACCCATCACGTTATCAATAACCCCGTTGTTAAAGTACACTTACCCATTTTATTGTTTAGGGTTCCTGTTTGCCCAGCCGATCGGATGGCAGAATGGCGTCATCTGGCGTCACAAATGGATTTTTGTTGTCTTATTTTCGATAGCGGCTTTCATATGCTTCCTCGGGTGGGGCAAGGAGACTTATGCCTACAACAATCTCGTTTTAATTCATGATGAACAGTCAGCTAAA contains these protein-coding regions:
- a CDS encoding xylose isomerase domain-containing protein, producing MREASPRFALDYLATPGLDVRALFAFARDQGLTDVQIRSQPGSNAIARGMPAADVRSAAADTGVGIISVNALQRFNEWTPARRAEASKLADYAAACGAKTLMLVPVNDGSWPANVERRGDLRVALKALKPILQSRGLIGLIEPLGFRTCSLRSKNEAAKAIAAIDGQSVFRLVHDTFHHTLAGETFFSSELTGLVHISSVNDPIHWIYPDRVLVGSDNGSQIRALLDGGYGGPFSFAPFVDAAHPLDDLAGALAASVALFRHGLLTRVPA
- a CDS encoding LysR family transcriptional regulator codes for the protein MRFKGLDLNLLVVLDALLTERTLTAAASSINLSQPAMSAAVARLRDYFNDELFTTSGRERVLTPRAETLAPAVRSALLQIQCSIISWDPFNPAQSDRRFRIILSDFATLVFFEKVVERVAREAPAVSFELLPIDDDPDELLRRGDVDFLIFPELFMSSAHPRAALFDETLVCVGCSTNKQLPRQLTFERYMSMRHVAVKFGRTLKPSIEEQFFLEHGLKRRVEIVVQAFSMIPPMVSGTARIATMPFRLVQHFKKTFPLRIIELPLPLPTFTEAVQWPALHNSDPASIWLREILLQEASRMTSPGDAKRRPRQP